A part of Brassica rapa cultivar Chiifu-401-42 chromosome A05, CAAS_Brap_v3.01, whole genome shotgun sequence genomic DNA contains:
- the LOC108870526 gene encoding putative defensin-like protein 184: MKISFSSVIFVLMVVFIISSSGNKKMIGEAKDCFQTWTCEGGKKCRDKCMAEYKGIGRCDEITAPIVPPQCNCYYPC; encoded by the exons atgaagatctctttttcttctgttATCTTTGTACTCATGGTCGTTTTCATCATTTCTTCTTCGG GAAACAAGAAAATGATTGGAGAAGCAAAGGATTGTTTTCAAACGTGGACATGTGAAGGAGGAAAGAAATGCAGAGATAAGTGCATGGCTGAATACAAAGGAATTGGAAGGTGTGATGAGATCACTGCTCCTATAGTTCCTCCCCAATGTAATTGCTATTATCCTTGCTAG